From one Catenulispora sp. GP43 genomic stretch:
- the kdpF gene encoding K(+)-transporting ATPase subunit F, protein MSAENIIGLIVSVLLVGYLIAALILPEKF, encoded by the coding sequence TTGAGCGCTGAGAACATCATCGGCCTGATCGTGTCGGTCCTGCTGGTCGGCTATCTCATAGCGGCCCTGATCCTCCCGGAGAAGTTCTGA
- a CDS encoding DUF3592 domain-containing protein yields the protein MVVLGFVLLLGGLIALLAGALELRWRRRVRAEGVAVFARIVDRPLGPEDSPDGYRPMLAFTTEDGRAVEVFSPRRVTGEAVLVHYDPADPAQVVVFGSRGRVDVAFVVAGVLACVGAVVGIVLAP from the coding sequence GTGGTGGTCCTCGGCTTCGTGCTGCTGCTCGGCGGGCTGATCGCGCTGCTGGCCGGCGCGCTGGAGCTGCGCTGGCGCCGGCGCGTGCGGGCCGAGGGCGTGGCGGTCTTCGCCCGGATAGTCGATCGCCCGCTCGGCCCCGAGGACTCCCCGGACGGCTACCGCCCGATGCTGGCGTTCACCACCGAGGACGGCCGCGCCGTGGAGGTCTTCTCCCCGCGGCGGGTCACCGGCGAGGCGGTGCTGGTGCACTACGACCCCGCGGATCCGGCGCAGGTGGTGGTCTTCGGCTCGCGGGGACGGGTCGACGTGGCTTTCGTGGTCGCGGGGGTGCTGGCTTGTGTGGGGGCTGTGGTCGGGATTGTGCTGGCGCCGTAG
- the kdpB gene encoding potassium-transporting ATPase subunit KdpB produces MSANTLTEAAPAPRAPQHNPGGEPRRVGGGFLDPKMLWKSLPDALKKLDPRVMMKNPVMFVVEVGSALTTYEAVTKPSVFAWVITVWLWLTVVFANLAEAVAEGRGKAQAATLRKAKTTTVARRLASWSPGQSGTETEVPGTELRLGDFVVVEAGQVIPGDGDVVEGVASVDESAITGESAPVIRESGGDRSAVTGGTKVLSDRIVVKITSKPGETFIDRMISLVEGANRQKTPNELALNVLLASLTIVFLLAVVTLQPMATWAGAAQSLVVMVSLLVALIPTTIGALLSAIGIAGMDRLVQRNVLAMSGRAVEAAGDINTLLLDKTGTITLGNRQASEFVPVAGVDKDALADAAQLSSLADETPEGRSIVVLAKTAYGLRERHQGELTGAEFVPFTAQTRMSGVNLADGRQVRKGAGAAVMKWVRDNGGHPTDEVGQAVDAISGAGGTPLVVAEFVPGKPARTLGVIHLKDVVKEGIRERFAELRQMGIKTVMITGDNPLTAKAIAEEAGVDDFLAEATPEDKMALIKKEQEGGKLVAMTGDGTNDAPALAQADVGVAMNTGTSAAKEAGNMVDLDSNPTKLIEIVEIGKQLLITRGALTTFSIANDVAKYFAIIPAMFTVIYPGLHVLNIMGLHSPKSAITSAIIFNALIIIGLIPLALRGVRYKPSSAAALLRRNLWIYGAGGLALPFVGIKLIDLVVMYIPGLK; encoded by the coding sequence ATGTCTGCCAACACCCTGACGGAAGCTGCCCCCGCGCCGCGGGCCCCGCAGCACAACCCGGGCGGTGAACCGCGCCGCGTCGGCGGCGGGTTCCTGGACCCGAAGATGCTCTGGAAGTCGCTTCCGGACGCCCTGAAGAAGCTCGACCCCCGGGTCATGATGAAGAACCCGGTGATGTTCGTCGTCGAGGTCGGCTCCGCGCTGACCACGTACGAGGCCGTCACCAAGCCCTCGGTGTTCGCCTGGGTCATCACGGTGTGGCTGTGGCTGACCGTGGTGTTCGCCAACCTGGCCGAGGCCGTGGCCGAGGGCCGCGGCAAGGCGCAGGCCGCCACCTTGCGCAAGGCCAAGACCACGACCGTGGCCCGGCGCCTGGCGTCCTGGTCCCCGGGTCAGTCCGGCACCGAGACCGAGGTCCCTGGTACCGAGTTGCGGCTCGGCGACTTCGTGGTGGTGGAGGCCGGGCAGGTCATCCCCGGCGACGGTGACGTCGTCGAGGGCGTGGCCTCGGTGGACGAGTCGGCGATCACCGGCGAGTCGGCCCCGGTGATCCGGGAGTCCGGCGGTGACCGGTCGGCGGTGACCGGCGGGACCAAGGTGCTGTCGGACCGGATCGTTGTGAAGATCACCTCCAAGCCGGGGGAGACCTTCATCGACCGGATGATCAGCCTGGTCGAGGGCGCGAACCGGCAGAAGACGCCGAACGAGCTGGCGTTGAACGTGCTGCTGGCCTCGCTGACCATCGTCTTCCTGCTGGCCGTGGTGACCCTGCAGCCGATGGCCACCTGGGCCGGTGCCGCGCAGTCGCTGGTGGTCATGGTCTCGCTGCTGGTGGCGCTGATCCCGACCACGATCGGCGCGCTGCTCTCCGCGATCGGCATCGCCGGCATGGACCGGCTCGTCCAGCGCAACGTGCTGGCGATGTCCGGCCGCGCGGTCGAGGCCGCCGGCGACATCAACACCCTGCTGCTGGACAAGACCGGGACGATCACCCTCGGGAACCGCCAGGCCAGCGAGTTCGTGCCGGTGGCCGGGGTGGACAAGGACGCCCTGGCCGACGCCGCGCAGCTCTCGTCGCTGGCTGACGAGACACCCGAGGGCCGCTCGATCGTGGTGCTGGCCAAGACGGCTTACGGGCTGCGCGAGCGCCACCAGGGTGAGCTGACCGGCGCGGAGTTCGTGCCCTTCACCGCACAGACCCGCATGTCCGGGGTCAACCTCGCCGACGGCCGCCAGGTCCGCAAGGGCGCCGGAGCGGCGGTGATGAAGTGGGTCCGCGACAACGGCGGACACCCCACCGACGAGGTCGGCCAGGCGGTCGACGCCATCTCCGGCGCCGGCGGCACCCCGCTGGTGGTGGCCGAGTTCGTGCCCGGCAAGCCGGCCCGCACCCTGGGCGTCATCCACCTGAAGGACGTCGTCAAGGAAGGCATCCGCGAGCGGTTCGCCGAACTGCGGCAGATGGGCATCAAGACGGTCATGATCACGGGTGACAACCCGCTGACCGCCAAGGCCATCGCCGAGGAGGCCGGGGTCGACGACTTCCTGGCCGAGGCCACGCCCGAGGACAAGATGGCGCTGATCAAGAAGGAGCAGGAGGGCGGCAAGCTGGTCGCGATGACCGGCGACGGCACCAACGACGCCCCGGCCCTGGCGCAGGCCGACGTGGGCGTGGCCATGAACACCGGCACCTCGGCCGCCAAGGAGGCCGGGAACATGGTGGACCTGGACTCCAACCCGACCAAGCTGATCGAGATCGTCGAGATCGGCAAGCAGCTGCTGATCACCCGCGGCGCCCTGACCACCTTCTCCATCGCCAACGACGTCGCGAAGTACTTCGCGATCATCCCGGCCATGTTCACGGTGATCTACCCGGGCCTGCACGTGCTCAACATCATGGGCCTGCACTCGCCGAAGTCGGCGATCACCAGCGCCATCATCTTCAACGCCCTGATCATCATCGGCCTGATCCCGCTGGCGCTGCGCGGCGTGCGCTACAAGCCCTCCTCGGCGGCCGCGCTGCTGCGCCGCAACCTGTGGATCTACGGCGCCGGCGGCCTGGCGCTGCCGTTCGTCGGGATCAAACTGATCGACCTGGTCGTCATGTACATCCCCGGACTGAAGTAG
- the kdpC gene encoding K(+)-transporting ATPase subunit C, translating into MKLGAAIRRHTAAIRAMLVFTVILGIAYPLLVTGIAQLAFKDKANGSLIKNAQGQVVASSLLCQQYVDKSGNALPQYFQARPSDATNSANSSDPGCNYSYSAGSNLGTDSATLKNTIEGRIAAYAKAYDIDPTKVPEDAVTASASGMDPGISVQNADDQAASVAKARGVDVATVDNLVKDNTTGRSLGFLGEQYVNVVTLNLALDKTHPVTTAQS; encoded by the coding sequence ATGAAACTCGGAGCAGCAATCCGGCGGCACACCGCCGCCATCCGGGCCATGCTGGTGTTCACGGTGATCCTCGGGATCGCCTACCCGCTGCTGGTCACCGGTATCGCGCAGCTGGCCTTCAAGGACAAGGCCAACGGCTCGCTCATCAAGAACGCGCAGGGACAGGTGGTCGCCTCGTCGCTGCTGTGCCAGCAGTACGTCGACAAGTCCGGCAACGCCCTGCCGCAGTACTTCCAGGCCCGGCCGTCCGATGCCACCAACTCGGCCAACTCCAGCGACCCCGGATGCAACTACTCCTACTCGGCCGGATCGAACCTGGGCACCGACAGTGCCACGCTGAAGAACACCATCGAGGGCCGGATCGCCGCCTACGCCAAGGCGTACGACATCGACCCGACCAAGGTGCCCGAGGACGCGGTCACCGCCTCGGCCTCCGGCATGGACCCCGGCATCTCGGTGCAGAACGCCGACGACCAGGCCGCCTCGGTCGCCAAGGCCCGCGGCGTGGACGTGGCCACGGTGGACAACCTGGTTAAGGACAACACCACCGGCCGCTCCCTGGGCTTCCTCGGCGAGCAGTACGTGAACGTCGTGACCCTGAACCTGGCCCTGGACAAGACCCACCCGGTCACCACGGCTCAGAGCTGA
- the kdpA gene encoding potassium-transporting ATPase subunit KdpA, producing MSDTWAGLLQVAALVLLLAVSYRPLGDYMAHILTSKKHLRAEKVLYKTMGVDAEADQTWGTYLRSVFAISAVGILLLYLLLRVQDHLMMALGMPKMQADLAYNTAASFVTNTNWQNYGGENTLGYVAQATGLAVQNFVSASVGIAVVATLIRGFTRSRTDRLGNFWVDLTRVLIRLMLPFSIVFAVILVACGSVQSLGDHMTVVHTLNGNQNLYTGATASQEVIKELGTNGGGIFNANSAHPFENPTAFTNLIEIYLLLVIGFALPRTFGKMVGSHKQGYTILSVMAIIWIGSLAFSTFFEVHHHGINLADGHAALEGKESRFGIPASTLFMTSTTLTSTGAVNSWHDSYTPFGGGAAMFNMMLGEIAPGGTGSGLYGMLILAIITVFIAGLMVGRTPEYLGKKIRPTEMKYAALYILTTPAVVLIFTGLAMALKGETASISSGNLGPDGSPSPHGFSEILYAFTSMGNNNGSAFGGLSGNTHWWNTAGALAMMFGRFLPMIWVLALAGSLAKQKPVPETEGTLKTASPLFAGMLLGTVLLVVGLTYFPALSLGPLAEGLH from the coding sequence ATGTCGGACACCTGGGCCGGCTTGCTCCAAGTCGCCGCGCTGGTCCTCCTGCTGGCCGTGTCCTACCGGCCGCTGGGCGACTACATGGCGCACATTCTCACCTCGAAGAAGCACCTTCGGGCGGAGAAGGTCCTGTACAAGACGATGGGCGTGGACGCCGAGGCGGACCAGACCTGGGGCACGTACCTGCGGTCGGTGTTCGCCATCTCCGCGGTCGGGATCCTGCTGCTGTACCTGCTGCTGCGGGTGCAGGACCACCTGATGATGGCGCTGGGCATGCCGAAGATGCAGGCCGACCTGGCGTACAACACGGCTGCCTCGTTCGTGACCAACACCAACTGGCAGAACTACGGCGGCGAGAACACGCTGGGCTACGTCGCGCAGGCGACGGGCCTGGCGGTGCAGAACTTCGTGTCGGCCTCGGTCGGCATCGCGGTGGTCGCGACCCTGATCCGCGGCTTCACGCGGAGCAGGACCGACCGTCTGGGCAACTTCTGGGTGGACCTGACCCGGGTCCTGATCCGGCTGATGCTGCCGTTCTCGATCGTCTTCGCGGTGATCCTCGTCGCCTGCGGTTCGGTGCAGTCCCTGGGCGACCACATGACCGTGGTGCACACGCTCAACGGCAACCAGAACCTGTACACCGGCGCGACCGCCTCCCAGGAGGTCATCAAGGAGCTCGGTACCAACGGCGGCGGCATCTTCAACGCCAACTCCGCGCATCCGTTCGAGAACCCCACGGCGTTCACGAACCTGATCGAGATCTATCTGCTGCTGGTGATCGGCTTCGCGCTGCCGCGCACCTTCGGCAAGATGGTCGGCTCGCACAAGCAGGGCTACACGATCCTGTCGGTGATGGCGATCATCTGGATCGGGTCGCTGGCGTTCTCGACGTTCTTCGAGGTGCACCACCACGGCATCAACCTGGCCGACGGCCACGCCGCGCTGGAGGGCAAGGAGTCCAGGTTCGGCATCCCGGCCTCGACCTTGTTCATGACGTCCACGACGTTGACGTCCACTGGTGCGGTCAACTCCTGGCACGACTCGTACACGCCGTTCGGCGGCGGTGCGGCCATGTTCAACATGATGCTGGGTGAGATCGCGCCCGGCGGAACCGGCTCGGGCCTGTACGGCATGCTGATCCTGGCGATCATCACGGTGTTCATCGCCGGTCTGATGGTCGGCCGCACGCCGGAGTACCTGGGCAAGAAGATCCGCCCGACCGAGATGAAGTACGCGGCGCTGTACATCCTCACCACCCCCGCCGTGGTGCTCATCTTCACCGGTCTGGCGATGGCGCTGAAGGGCGAGACCGCCTCGATCAGCTCCGGGAACCTGGGGCCCGACGGCAGTCCGTCGCCACACGGCTTCTCCGAGATCTTGTACGCCTTCACCTCGATGGGCAACAACAACGGCTCGGCCTTCGGGGGGCTGTCCGGCAACACCCATTGGTGGAACACCGCCGGCGCGCTGGCCATGATGTTCGGCCGGTTCCTGCCGATGATCTGGGTGCTGGCGCTGGCCGGGTCGCTGGCCAAGCAGAAGCCGGTCCCGGAGACCGAGGGCACGCTCAAGACCGCCTCGCCGCTGTTCGCGGGGATGCTGCTGGGCACCGTGCTGCTGGTCGTCGGCCTCACCTACTTCCCGGCCCTGTCGCTCGGGCCGCTCGCTGAAGGACTGCACTGA